The segment GGGTCAACCAGGGACCCTGATGGCATTACTGCTAATCAGAGCTAAATACACACAGGGGAATTTCACACTACACCAGCGTCCATTGAACACGTCCATTCACTCTCACTCTGCGGCAGTCGAATAAAACAGATAGCCCAGTAATCCCAGACAAAGAGACTAAGAGGAGGCCTGGCTCAGCGCTTCTGCCCCAGTATCTACCTAGGGTGTCCCCGCTGTAACCTTACTGCCCTGCGTGTGACCTGACGACCTGCTCTGGGATGTGCTTGACTGACCCTGTCTAAAACAGACCACGGAATGTTGCTCCAGGGCCATTAGGCTATTCTCATCATCACCATACCACTCTGCTGTTCTGCCTCACTAAAATAGCCTCATACTACCCTGCCACACGGCCGACAAATGCTAATCAATAGGTAATTCCTCTATTATGGGGTGTTGGTTCACCCCATATCAACCCTGGTTAGTCCAGTGGAGACTggggatagagtgagagagaggaatcaGGCCTGGAGGCCTGGACACAAGTCAGGTAaggtggagggcagggctggacaCACCACTGCTGTTGGCAGCCTCCCTTGCCATCGGAGCAAAAGACACggttttattgtgtgtgtgtgtgtgtgtgtgtgcgtgcgtgcgtgcgtgcgtgcgtgcgtgcgcgtgcgtgtgtgtattctctAAAATGTTGAGTCAATTATACAAGTTAACAAGTCAGATAATAAAATTCTCTTTAGAACATGGGCAATTGGCTTTGCTTTACTGCCTGTGTAATGCCTTGTTTGGTGGTGGTTTTAGTGTGTACTGTAGAACTAGTGAGCTTGTGGATGAGTCCTGTTCCAGCTGTGTGTTTGCCCCAGTTTTGCAGTGGCAGCTGGGATGAGGAGTTTCCCTCCGGTCATGCTGAGTCAGGCCTCTGGAGGCCCACAACTATGTTTCCCATAGTGGTCCTGCTCTGTTAGTCTCAGATGAAAAAGAATTGCGTAACCTATAAATTATATATTAGACTTGTATATTATATATCCTGTATAGATACTTAATGCGTCTGTATGGGTTTCGGTGCAAGCCAGTAATTATCTGCACAACAATGTAAACAAACTTTTATGAagtgagagagcaaaggaggaggaagggagagtctCCAAAAGCAGGTGTTCACTCGTTATTCGGTATGGTTGAGTGCGCTTGTGtccctgtgtttgtctgtgtgcgaAAGTGTGCATGCCTTAGTTGCTGTCACCCTTAATATTGTGTTCGAAGAGGGATGAGTCTGAGCTTGTGTTTTTCCCAGAATGTCTGGaatgtgtctcctctgtgtcagaGTCCTCCCATGTCTCTGGCCTCTGTTAGGAAGCTTTAGTCTCCAGAGAGATTCACAAGAACCCGCTTCAGGGAAGACCTCGTCTCCACGACAGAAGACCTGATTTAAATATCTGAATAAGAAAGGGTCCTCGAAGTCCTCGACTCTTTCAGAGTACACTTAACTGTTTCATACAACGCTGGTGTGGTAGAAAAATGTGGTTTTCCCAGACACATGGGAGAACTTTCTGTTTACTTTGATGTCCCGGATTTTCAGGGGCCTTCTTGGAGAAATCAAAGTCCACAAGTTTTAACACACGCGTAAACTGGAGCACAGTGTTCAATTAAGTTCTCTTCGACTGGTAGAAGGGAACTGCTttgacctctgtgtgtgggggtgtgcgtttgtttgtatgtgtgtgtgtgtgtctctgagtgtgtgtgtgatttaggAGGCTGTGCAGTGTGTCAGGGCCCCTGTGTAGAGGCCCTGGCTGGGTTGTAAATCTCTTCGTGGCTCCTGGCGTGCCCGGACCCATAAACTAGAAGGCAATTATGGAAAACAACTGGACGCAAGATTGTTTCAGTCCTGCAAGATTTGTGACTGCAGTCTAAAAGGATCTttactcccttcccccccccccccccccctctctctctctctctctctctctctctctctctctctctctctctctctctctctctctctctcgtctctctctccatcctcacccTGTCCTTGAAGGTTGCCTATTGCATCAGTGAAACACGTACACGCTCACAATGAGCAAGCCAGGGGGATCAATGCTTCTGTTGGTATTGATATTGTAAGGTTGGGGTCTGATCCAGTAGTCTTGCTCCTAGCTCCATTGATCTGTACCCACCATGAGGACAGAGTTGGAGCAGCCCAGGGCTGGGGGTGAGCTGCTGTGTGGGGGGCTAGCTCTTCTCATGAATATAACCATGAGCAGCCTTGTGTGCAGTGATCTGGGCCTGGCTGGAAGCCCTGACTGGAGGAGGCTACAGTTCTAGTTAGCTCTACAggacctctctccatcctctctctctctctctctctctctccgtcctgtctctctctctcaatcctctctctctccgtcctctccactcttcctcttcatccgtcctctccactctctctttttctcctgtttctctgtctctccatcctctcttctctgtttgCATAATTGCTCTACCCGTCCAGGCCAGCAGTGCAGATCACTTGATAAACAGTTGGAATGCTGGAAACAGAGGAGCTGTCGGAGgggtcctgccccccccccacacacacacacactcacacactcacaaacacacacacaccaccaccacccagacTACAAGCCCCCCTTCCCTAACCCTTGTGCCCCCACACCCACTGACAAGCCCCCCTCCGTCTCCGCGGCAGCTAgctaggaaggagagagggcatGCTCTGTTTGCCTCTATTTTAAGCCTGAGATAATGACCTGGCCTGGATTAGTAATTAATCTGAAATACTGCCTCTGTCCCTGCTACTGTACACaaactgtgtgcgtgcgtgttggtgtgtgcgcgtgtgttatgATCTATACAGGGAGGTCTGCCAGTGATTCAAACAGGAGTCCGTCGGGGCATGATCGTTTATTTAATAAACGAGAGCAGTGTTTTACACTTCACCACAGCGAAGGTCAAGTGTAAACAGGATTCATGCGTGTTTGTTTAAAAGGATTCTGTTGAAGGGTTTGGGTTTCTGTCTGCTTACTGGACTTGATTTGTGGTGTTCTGAGTAAGTTGTGTTGTTTTTGTAGGTCaccatatagtgtgtgtgtgtgctggaacaGAGGGGTCAAGTGGGTGAAATCAATAGAGATCTTTAACGAGGTTGTCTaaaaggaagaggggggggggagagagggggatttaAGAGGGGATTGGAGAGAGGATTGCATAGTGATGGTTCGGTTTGTCTTTCGTAGTCTATACAAGGACAGTTGGTCGGGATTCCATGAGACGACTCTTCTCTGGAGAGCTCATGTAGGCCCAGAAAGAAACACAGGTGAACAAGCTCTCTGTAAATAGGAATGtacttgttttgtttatttatcaCATCAAATTAGAAGTCTCCTGTTTGTACATCAAAGGCTTTAGACGAGCCCCTGTGAACATCTGAGCCCGGCTGTACATGAGTTTGCCAGTGgatctgtgtgtatgcaggttCGTGTGTGAGAAGCCACACACAGCAGCATCAGGTCCAGAGTCAGCCCCATGCATTGGGGAGTCTGAGCCCACGTTAGCCACCCTCTGGAGCCCCAGTGACTGTCAGACACGCGTGTCGGTGGCCTCTGTGGAGCGCGTCGTCAGAGCGCTCCctgtctccagggctccagTAGCCTGGATGGGATCCCAGTTATGTAAGGGACTTCGGCCCGCTGCATAGGCTGCTGATAGCCTGTCCCGGCTAAacccaacactctctctctctctctctctctctctctctctctctctctctctctctccgctaaGCTCGTTTGTAGCGTGTTTTCCATGCCTGAGAGATGGAAAACATTAGGTTCATCGGTAATGAGGGTATTACAGCAGGGAACATGCGTTATTTGGGATTTGGAACGCCCGCAGAGGCCCCATGTGGTTTGTGTGGTAGTGAGTGAACATGGTTACTGGAGTGTTACGGTTGACCTGCACCTTCACCCTACCCTCTGTCCCAACTGCCACCTTTATAGAATAGGAAACCaagccctctctccctgggcGAGTCCCATTCGTGTGAACGCAGCCTTCTCTCCCTGGGCGAGTCCCATCCACTGTGAACACAACCCCAGCTCCCTGTGGCtgtcctgctgtgctctgcttgaGAGCTCTGACACGATGAGCGAGTGTGTTTTCTGCtcagtggtgtgtctgtgtgcgttttCAGGTTCACAgcactgggctgtgtgtgtgtgtgtgtgtgttcacagcactgggctgtgtgtgtgtgtgtgtatatgtgttcacagcactgggctgtgtgtgtgtgtgtatgtgttcacagcactgggctgtgtgtgtgtgtgtgtgtgtgtgtgtgtgtgtgtgttcacagcgcTGGGCTGTGAGACAGCTGTCTGCACCACAGCTGATGACAGGGCAGCACATGTCCGCTCACGCTCAGCggatcaggagagagagagaagggggaggcctGGAACACAGGAAAACAAGCgagcaaggagaggagagggaggagaggagaggtttaACAGCCTCTGGAAGAGATAAAGGACACTTGTGTCCTTTATCTCTATGGTCTATGGTCTATGTGCTGTTATCATGCTAAGCGATGCGGTGGTGTGTTCGTGTGTCTAGTTTAAATGACGTTTCCTGTGGAAGAGATGTTTATTTGACTGTGGCTGACTGGCGAGGAGATAGTCAAATCAACAGCTTGATAGCGAGCGCTGCGGTTTATTGACTAAGTGATAAGACAAGGTAATGTTGGCAGTTGAATCAGGATCTTTTTGCGGGTTCATTCGCTGTCGCCAACTTTGACAGGCTTCAGACAAGACTACTCTGGTctcctcagtctctcacacctcGACTTTGTCTCCCGTTCTTCCTCTCCCAGAGTTCCTCAGGGCATCACCCTGCACTGTAACCAATGGCAACCTCGGTCCAGACCCTTCCTCTGTCCCGCGATCCGAGCAAGAGCTTCCACGACCCCTTCCCGaacccgcctctctcctcccggtGCAGCATGGGAAGTGtaggcagcctggtggagcgGCCGGACGGCCCCCCGGGCAGAGCGGGCAGCAGGGCGATGCCCCAGGTTGGGCCCAGGCAGGCCAACGGGCTCCTGAAGAAGGGCTTCACCCAGAGAGAGCTGCTCAACTACCTCAACATCACCAGGTGACTTCTGATTGGGCCTCACCCTCTGGTGATTGGCTGATTACCGAGTCATCTCCATTTCTTATCAAATGGGACAGATATAGCATCATTCAGTTCTAAAGTTCAAAACATACTTAATGACTTTGTAGTTGATCTCCAAAAATCCTTTGTATGCATAGCAACAGATAGAACTGGGCAAACAGGTCTTGACTGTTTGTGAAACATTCTCTGAATCTTGAAACAGTTCACTGTAGTGTCATTATTGCTGTTACCAGGAAGGAGCCTAAAGCGGGGTCCGGCGGGGCCTGTAGGAAGGACATCCTGTCGGTCATGGCGTCCGTCACGAGAGAGCGAGACGTCGAGGAGGGCAACATCTACACCCAGGTGTACCGCAAGGACAGCACAgagctggagctgggggggAACTCCCTGCCCACGGGGGGCAAGTACGAGAAGGTGAGGACACAACCGTTAAGAATGTAACAACTGCAAAATAAAGGAACAGGGATTTCATGCGGGTGGATCGGTTTAGTCCTTCGCTTTGGACCGAGCTTGGGATGCAAACTGACTTTCTCCTTCTAATAATGACATCATAAGTCTGAGACTGCGCTTGGCCGGACTGCTGTAAGGCAGGCGGCCATGAGGACTGTTGTTATGTCCACAGCAGCGCCAGTTGGGTGTTCTCCCAGTAGTGACTGTGTTCAGGAGCAGGCCAGGGACGAGGCATAGCCCAGTGCCTTCTTTTAAAAGCGTCTGGATCAAATAGGTGTCTttcagcaggggggggggggtgtaacatGCAACATATCAATGCGATGACGACGCCTCCACAGTCTGTCGGTCAGGCGTaaatctccatctctcctcccctcgctctctccagaTTGCATAGATCGAGTATCGGCCTCCGTGGCGTGGGGTGAATTTATAGCCGTCATCAAATCTCGCCCCGTCTCGCCCCAAATGTATCAGGCCCACAAAcgcagggaggggaaggggaggaaccCGTATTGATTAAATAGAATGAATCTGACCAACGCTGATTTATGTAGCTTGGCCTGAATGTCGCTGGCAATGAGTCAGATGTGgttctcttcatctctgtcaCCCCACTGTCTTACCTCACttccctgttctctccctctctctctctcttaacatCTCCTTCTCTGTAACCAACCAGctcctttttttccctcctGCTCTTGTCTTTAgctcctttccccccctccctctctctctctccctctctccctctctctctcattccctgtggtgtggggggtttgagctgtcagcacctgcctggtcgtcggtttgccaatgctggacctggtcgccaaccGGAAACTAGTCTGACgggcaacagcgagtttcccggtcccttcctacatctaccaagttgaacaatggattttgatgtttcaaaacccattgacacttccctgctgtatgactatgttaagcctgtgttctcaccaaccgtctctggaggaggggatccctcactgaattgctcctcccaaggtttcttccattttttctcctgcagtgagtttttctgggagtttttgaCCTGAGATCCCCTATCCTGACATTCAGACTCCACCATCCCccatcttttgctctctctctctctctctctctctctctctctctctctctctctctctctctctctctctctctctctctctctctctctctctctctctctctgtctatctccatACATATCCCATATCCAGTCAAATACTGacccatgtgtgtctgtgtccctcctccccccccccaagcctcGCCTGCGGCCGTCCGCGTTCCAGCCCGTCACCCCCAAGAACTTCAGCTCCATGCAGAACCTGTACCCGTCCTCGCACGCGGACGAGCCCGACCTCGGCCTGTCCAACGGCCTCCACCGGGCCTACGGCCACGCCCCCGGGGCCgcgtccacctcctcctcgtcctcctccccctcccgccgCGGAGGGGCCGCCTCCGCTGGACACAAGGTGTCGTCCCGCGTGCCTGCCTGCTCAGACAGCCGCCTCTGTCTTGTCCTAACGTGTGCCTGGCTGTATAGATCCTTAAACAGCACTCTTGAGTAGGATacatatggatggatggaatgaACTGGGATTCACACGTGACCATGATTAGAATGCTGACGGAGAGTTTGTCCGTGGTAAAGGGAAGGATGATTGTGATGGTGGTTGTGTCCAGGTGCTGGCGTCGGTGCGTGGGCTGAGCCAGGAGGATGAGAACCTGTCGGACTCTGGTCATAACTCCATCAACAGCCTCCCGCCGTACCGGCCCCCCTACCGGCCCCCCTACCGCCCCAACCTGTCCCACATCAGGTGAGCCACTTCAACCAAAAGATCTCAGTGTTTTGGGGGCATTTGATTTCAATTTGACTGGTTTCACACTGTATTACTTGGAGTGTCCACACCACCCGTTGTGTATTTTCCACTGAGTGATATGGATGACAGTATTGACTATGGCGGTGGCTGGTGATATTGACTGCTGGTGATACTGAATGTTGTTATTGATGTCGGGATGTGATGGACTGTTGCGGTGTCGATCGTCCCCCCTCAGCGCCTCTATGGGCCACATCAACACCATCGGCTCGCTGGAGCGCGGCTCGCCGGGGTCGAGGGCGGCGACGGGCGCGGTCCCGGGGGAGATGGCCATGTCGTGTCGCAGCATGGCCACGCTCAGCCGCCTGGCGCCGTACGGGGGGGAGGCCCCGCCCCCTTACGAGATGATGCTCTCGCAGtcggtggaggaggtggtgaggggatggagggatggatgaacgAATGCACGGATGAATATGAGGGTGGATGGATATATACGGATGGGGAAGTGGCTATAAGGATGGCTaagggatagatggatggacagtGGGCCACCTCAGTCTGAGCCCCTTGTTGGTCGATGACGTCGTGGTGTGTTCCCCAGGTGCGCGACCTGGAGGAGCGTCTGGTGGAGAAGGAGCATGAGCTGAAGCAGGTGAGGAGGAACCTGGACGAGAGCGAGGGCGCCATAGCACAGGTCAGACACGTCAGgtctcctatctctccctccctctctctctctccctctctctctatacctccctctctctctctccccctctctctctctccctctctctctctctgtggtattcctctctctttctttgtgagTAGAAAGTGGTCCTGTCTGAGTGGTCCtccgtccccccgtccctctTAAAGGTGTTTGAGGGGAAACAGCGTCTgtgggagaaggaggtggaggagctgaagcTGCTGTACGCCGCCAAGCTGCGCCAGGTTACCCAGCATGCCCAGCGGTCGCAGCGCAGCCTGCAGCTGCAGCTGTACAAGGCCCAGCAGGAGAAGAGCCgactgctggaggagctggagggccTCCGCAGGGAGAGCAGCCGCGAGGGGGCCCCCGCCAGGGGCCAGGGGACCAGCCCCACCCTGGAGGAGACccagtgggaggtgaggggaggaggagggggactgggagaggaggagtggggtgagagacattagggagaggggggtctggtcaaggggggaaggagatgaCTGGGAGAAGTGTGTTGGTGCTagaggttggggggggaggggtgagggagggataaagggaGGCTGTGTGGGAAAAATGCCGAGGGGAGGACATGAAAATGCTATGCTCGGCACGTTAACAGAGGGTTGTGTGTCTCGTGGCTCTAAACTTTAATTATAACTTTCAaaccttttcttctctcttcttacTCTTTGgacctcctctttcttcttcccccccccgcccccccatccctcccccttccttccctctcggtgtctctccctccctgcctccctctctcctttcccctcccccgtcccccAGGTGTGTCAGAAGTCGGGGGAGATCTCTCTCCTGAAGCAGCAGGTGAGGGCCTCCCAGGCGGAGGTCACCGCCAAGCTGAGCGAGGTCTTCCTGCTGAAGACGCAGCTGAGAGAGACGCGGGGCGAGCTGCAGCTGGCCCTGCAGGGGACGCCgcgcgggggaggaggggagggctccTCGGGCGGGGCCACAGGTAGATGTCtcgctgtactgtactctactttACCTTGCTGTCCTCATGCCTTCTCTTCTTACCTTGCCCCGCTCCGCTACCCGAGATCAGTGCACTTTCCTTGTCTCTACTGTGCTGAACTCTACTGAAATCTCCTTGACCTGATTTTGGTGCCTTCTACTTCTTTCTACTGGGGCCTCACCTACTCTATTGCTCTCCACCTGtctttccttgactctgacctgcCGGTctctcctcgtgtgtgtgtgtcc is part of the Osmerus eperlanus chromosome 13, fOsmEpe2.1, whole genome shotgun sequence genome and harbors:
- the n4bp3 gene encoding NEDD4-binding protein 3-A isoform X2 gives rise to the protein MATSVQTLPLSRDPSKSFHDPFPNPPLSSRCSMGSVGSLVERPDGPPGRAGSRAMPQVGPRQANGLLKKGFTQRELLNYLNITRKEPKAGSGGACRKDILSVMASVTRERDVEEGNIYTQVYRKDSTELELGGNSLPTGGKYEKPRLRPSAFQPVTPKNFSSMQNLYPSSHADEPDLGLSNGLHRAYGHAPGAASTSSSSSSPSRRGGAASAGHKVLASVRGLSQEDENLSDSGHNSINSLPPYRPPYRPPYRPNLSHISASMGHINTIGSLERGSPGSRAATGAVPGEMAMSCRSMATLSRLAPYGGEAPPPYEMMLSQSVEEVRDLEERLVEKEHELKQVRRNLDESEGAIAQVFEGKQRLWEKEVEELKLLYAAKLRQVTQHAQRSQRSLQLQLYKAQQEKSRLLEELEGLRRESSREGAPARGQGTSPTLEETQWEVCQKSGEISLLKQQVRASQAEVTAKLSEVFLLKTQLRETRGELQLALQGTPRGGGGEGSSGGATVGGPAGGSTEERLRAELLLERRQSEAQATAFEEERRTWQEEKEKVIRYQRELQASYLEMHQRHQALEAQTLGLRPGRGGEGGGAGERRGTLERELQEVRAGREWEGGGGGEREGGERRGTLERELQEVRAGREGEGGGGGEREGGERSGTLERKMQEPRAPRRGRGGGGREEEDKPPTGLPWIERIESSEI
- the n4bp3 gene encoding NEDD4-binding protein 3-A isoform X1, with the protein product MATSVQTLPLSRDPSKSFHDPFPNPPLSSRCSMGSVGSLVERPDGPPGRAGSRAMPQVGPRQANGLLKKGFTQRELLNYLNITRKEPKAGSGGACRKDILSVMASVTRERDVEEGNIYTQVYRKDSTELELGGNSLPTGGKYEKPRLRPSAFQPVTPKNFSSMQNLYPSSHADEPDLGLSNGLHRAYGHAPGAASTSSSSSSPSRRGGAASAGHKVLASVRGLSQEDENLSDSGHNSINSLPPYRPPYRPPYRPNLSHISASMGHINTIGSLERGSPGSRAATGAVPGEMAMSCRSMATLSRLAPYGGEAPPPYEMMLSQSVEEVVRDLEERLVEKEHELKQVRRNLDESEGAIAQVFEGKQRLWEKEVEELKLLYAAKLRQVTQHAQRSQRSLQLQLYKAQQEKSRLLEELEGLRRESSREGAPARGQGTSPTLEETQWEVCQKSGEISLLKQQVRASQAEVTAKLSEVFLLKTQLRETRGELQLALQGTPRGGGGEGSSGGATVGGPAGGSTEERLRAELLLERRQSEAQATAFEEERRTWQEEKEKVIRYQRELQASYLEMHQRHQALEAQTLGLRPGRGGEGGGAGERRGTLERELQEVRAGREWEGGGGGEREGGERRGTLERELQEVRAGREGEGGGGGEREGGERSGTLERKMQEPRAPRRGRGGGGREEEDKPPTGLPWIERIESSEI
- the n4bp3 gene encoding NEDD4-binding protein 3-A isoform X3, whose product is MATSVQTLPLSRDPSKSFHDPFPNPPLSSRCSMGSVGSLVERPDGPPGRAGSRAMPQVGPRQANGLLKKGFTQRELLNYLNITRKEPKAGSGGACRKDILSVMASVTRERDVEEGNIYTQVYRKDSTELELGGNSLPTGGKYEKPRLRPSAFQPVTPKNFSSMQNLYPSSHADEPDLGLSNGLHRAYGHAPGAASTSSSSSSPSRRGGAASAGHKVLASVRGLSQEDENLSDSGHNSINSLPPYRPPYRPPYRPNLSHISASMGHINTIGSLERGSPGSRAATGAVPGEMAMSCRSMATLSRLAPYGGEAPPPYEMMLSQSVEEVVRDLEERLVEKEHELKQVFEGKQRLWEKEVEELKLLYAAKLRQVTQHAQRSQRSLQLQLYKAQQEKSRLLEELEGLRRESSREGAPARGQGTSPTLEETQWEVCQKSGEISLLKQQVRASQAEVTAKLSEVFLLKTQLRETRGELQLALQGTPRGGGGEGSSGGATVGGPAGGSTEERLRAELLLERRQSEAQATAFEEERRTWQEEKEKVIRYQRELQASYLEMHQRHQALEAQTLGLRPGRGGEGGGAGERRGTLERELQEVRAGREWEGGGGGEREGGERRGTLERELQEVRAGREGEGGGGGEREGGERSGTLERKMQEPRAPRRGRGGGGREEEDKPPTGLPWIERIESSEI
- the n4bp3 gene encoding NEDD4-binding protein 3-A isoform X4 — encoded protein: MATSVQTLPLSRDPSKSFHDPFPNPPLSSRCSMGSVGSLVERPDGPPGRAGSRAMPQVGPRQANGLLKKGFTQRELLNYLNITRKEPKAGSGGACRKDILSVMASVTRERDVEEGNIYTQVYRKDSTELELGGNSLPTGGKYEKVLASVRGLSQEDENLSDSGHNSINSLPPYRPPYRPPYRPNLSHISASMGHINTIGSLERGSPGSRAATGAVPGEMAMSCRSMATLSRLAPYGGEAPPPYEMMLSQSVEEVVRDLEERLVEKEHELKQVRRNLDESEGAIAQVFEGKQRLWEKEVEELKLLYAAKLRQVTQHAQRSQRSLQLQLYKAQQEKSRLLEELEGLRRESSREGAPARGQGTSPTLEETQWEVCQKSGEISLLKQQVRASQAEVTAKLSEVFLLKTQLRETRGELQLALQGTPRGGGGEGSSGGATVGGPAGGSTEERLRAELLLERRQSEAQATAFEEERRTWQEEKEKVIRYQRELQASYLEMHQRHQALEAQTLGLRPGRGGEGGGAGERRGTLERELQEVRAGREWEGGGGGEREGGERRGTLERELQEVRAGREGEGGGGGEREGGERSGTLERKMQEPRAPRRGRGGGGREEEDKPPTGLPWIERIESSEI